From Halanaeroarchaeum sulfurireducens, a single genomic window includes:
- the idi gene encoding isopentenyl-diphosphate Delta-isomerase, with translation MSEQSTAEPGRDDETAENARQDVIAVDADDTREGTVNRLDAHTGEGVRHRAFTCMLFDEEGRVLLAQRAARKRLWDTHWDGTVASHPVAGQTQVEATEERLEEELGLTPDQYEGLTVTDRFEYKRHYLDEGVEWEVCSVLTATVTDLDFDPDPEEVGGTLWVDYEDLYENGRYYRQLRLCPWFEIAMRRDLDPSVEKADR, from the coding sequence GACGACGAGACCGCGGAAAACGCCCGTCAAGACGTGATCGCGGTCGACGCCGACGACACCCGCGAGGGCACGGTCAATCGCCTCGACGCACACACGGGAGAGGGGGTTCGCCACCGCGCGTTCACCTGCATGCTTTTCGACGAGGAAGGTCGGGTGCTGCTCGCCCAGCGCGCCGCGCGCAAGCGGCTCTGGGACACCCACTGGGACGGGACAGTCGCCTCACATCCAGTGGCGGGGCAGACACAGGTCGAGGCGACCGAAGAACGCCTCGAAGAGGAACTCGGCCTGACGCCCGACCAGTACGAGGGGCTGACGGTGACCGACCGCTTCGAGTACAAGCGTCACTATCTCGACGAAGGGGTCGAGTGGGAGGTCTGTTCGGTGCTGACCGCCACCGTCACCGATCTGGACTTCGATCCGGATCCCGAGGAGGTCGGCGGCACGCTGTGGGTCGACTACGAGGACCTCTACGAGAACGGTCGGTATTACCGGCAGCTCCGGCTGTGCCCGTGGTTCGAGATCGCGATGCGCCGGGATCTGGACCCGTCGGTGGAGAAGGCGGACCGCTAA
- a CDS encoding MogA/MoaB family molybdenum cofactor biosynthesis protein — MADDQPHGATTPGDEEDASDDSSPETDATQHDHHAHDKTELGVGIVTVTSSRSLDADPSGDAIESALSGAGHGVVTRELVRDSRDVIQSVVDNLVGRSDVDLVVTTGGTGVSPDDVTVEAVGPLFEKDLPGFGEVFRSLSYEEIGTKVVGTRTTAGIANGVPVFALPGSENAVTLATEEIILPEASHLAGLATRGREEDEH; from the coding sequence ATGGCCGATGACCAGCCCCACGGCGCCACGACCCCTGGCGACGAGGAAGACGCAAGCGACGACTCCAGCCCCGAAACGGACGCCACGCAACACGACCATCACGCTCACGACAAGACCGAACTGGGGGTCGGTATCGTGACGGTCACGAGTTCTCGATCGCTCGACGCAGACCCCAGCGGCGACGCCATCGAGAGCGCACTGTCGGGGGCCGGCCACGGGGTCGTCACGCGGGAGCTCGTCCGCGATTCTCGCGACGTCATTCAGTCGGTCGTCGACAACCTCGTGGGTCGGAGCGACGTCGATCTGGTCGTCACGACCGGCGGGACGGGCGTTTCGCCGGACGACGTGACGGTCGAGGCGGTGGGCCCGCTTTTCGAAAAGGACCTGCCTGGATTCGGCGAAGTCTTCCGATCGCTCTCATACGAGGAGATCGGAACGAAGGTCGTCGGAACGAGGACCACCGCCGGCATCGCGAACGGCGTCCCCGTCTTCGCGCTCCCCGGAAGCGAGAACGCCGTCACGCTCGCCACGGAGGAGATCATTCTCCCCGAGGCCAGCCACCTGGCCGGTCTCGCGACCCGCGGCCGCGAAGAAGACGAACACTGA
- a CDS encoding cold-shock protein produces the protein MATGTVSFFHDRKGYGFIETDDSDDDVFFHMEDVGGPDLEEGQEVEFDIGQGDKGPRAENLERL, from the coding sequence ATGGCAACTGGCACGGTTTCGTTCTTCCATGATCGGAAGGGCTACGGTTTCATCGAAACGGACGATTCTGACGACGACGTGTTCTTCCACATGGAGGATGTCGGCGGCCCGGACCTCGAAGAGGGCCAGGAAGTCGAATTCGACATTGGGCAGGGCGACAAGGGCCCGCGCGCCGAGAACCTCGAGCGCCTCTAA